The Anoplolepis gracilipes chromosome 7, ASM4749672v1, whole genome shotgun sequence genome segment TCTTCGAAGATCTCGATCTTTACAAACGTGGTGTAAATGATATCGCTCTTGCTGGACAGTACGTTACAAGGTACGGTGACATTCAGGTGGATCGTCGCCACGCCCGGACTTACGGCCCGCGCCCTCAGCGACACTTGATTTTGATACCGGACGTTGATGCCGGTACCCTCGTACATGTTGTGCAAAGTAAGCAGGCTAGGATCGCTCGACGACCAGACGAAGCTCAATGGCAACTGCATGGAACCGATGATGAGCGGCGTCAGGTAATCGGGAATACCGAACGCCCAAAGAGGAAACATCGCTCCCACTTTCACCCGGTTCACAGGAATCGAAATTTTCACCCCCTCGAGATGTAGTACATGTATATCGGCGCGATCCTCCGAGTAGACTACCACATTATTGCCTTTGGCGTCAAGTCCGACGGCGCGGACGCGAACCCGCGTCCGACCCGCCGACTTTCCCTCGAGGATCCCGTTGTGAGGATCGACACGCAGAATATCGCCGCTCTCCGTAGAGTATTCGATCTCGGCGTTCGGCGGGCCGCCGATGGTCTGCATCTGATAAATAGTACCAATCAGTATTGTTAGATTTCTCGGTTGCATCCGTAGCGGAAGGAACACCTGTACGGTAATTGTTTCGCTTCGTATTTCACGGTCGCCCCTCTTCACGAAGGTCAGCTGACTCTCGCCCTCCGATACGCCGTAAATCTTGTAAAGTATTTGTTCGTAGGGAGCGGCGACCTGCTGTTCGCTGGCGGGTACGTGTTCAATCTCGATGTGATCGTTGTCGATTTCCGTGCGGAAATCTAGCGCATCGAGAGACGGCAGCTTCACGACTTGGCCGTTGGTATCGTACAGCCTCAGCGCGGCTGTTACGCACTTTCCTTTCTCGATTTTACTCACAATTTCGACTTCGATCGTCGCAAGCTGTTGTACCTCTAGGTACACCTCCGCCGATTTCGAAGGTAGACAGAGGTCTACCAGCGTCATACGAAGGACGCCTGGCCTCTTCGGCGTCACGTTGATCGTTCTCGTCGCATCTATGTATTCAATATCCGCTATCTCGTTTGAACTGAGGACGAATTCGTAATAACCGGAGCCTTGGCTGACTCGCAAGTGCGACTTCATGCTCGAATCGTTCAGAATCATCAATTTGTCAGGACTAACGATAGTATCGTTCACCAGAATCGTTTCTATGGAGGCTTCTATCAACGGAGTCTCCACTCCGCCTCTCTCGTTCTCAACAGGAAACGGCGGCCATTCCGGGGTGATCTTGAATCTGTTAAGAACAAATTTTTGATAGCCGGTGACGGTTGCGAGTATCGTAAGAGTACCGTAGTGCTTCTTgaagattatattttgatagtgAACCTTCGGCAGAATCACACTCGCGTCCGTCCAAATCTCCTCTATCGTGCCAGAAGGGTGTTCCACGATGCCGCTACCAGATGGTACCAGATTCCATTCGACGTTCAAACTCGTAATATTGTCAAATTGCTTGCCGTCTTCGTCCTTGACGATCACGGAGATCCTTAGAGACTTGTCACTGTGCGCGATTATCTTATCCGCATCCTGACTGATCGGGCAGTTTTCACTATCCATGAATTCCGGTCGTAGATAAATGTATCTGGGCTTGCCGCAGACGATCGCGACCGTTTCCGATGCGTGAGTGCGTCGACAGTTCGCGAGCAGAGGCATGTTCGACACTGTGTACGTCAGCATTGTTTCACCTAACGCCTTGCAAATTACCTTGAAGACAGCTCTGTCGAATGGGCCATTTAATGAGTCTTCGTACTCTGCCACCTCGACAATCTGCTCGTTTGACAGATGTATCTTCTTCCGCGAATAATCTTGAGATTTATTTGTCCACGGCAACGGTCCGCCTTTAAACACCACGTTTCTCGAGGATCCTACGGAAAGTAAAGTTTTCTTACTCTCCGGGTGTATCGCTACGAGCGGCTCATACGCCGATATAGTGACGTTGTCCGTTAGAAAACGATCAATCAGATTATCGTCATACGACACAATGATGTCGGACGTCCCGATACAACAATAATTGACAACAGTTATCACGGCACAAGCAGCACCAATCGGTTGGATGTTTTTATCGTATATCTGTACAAAATTCTCATCCGGAATATACAACTTGAGATTGACATCCCTGCAGTCGCTGAAGGGTATCTCTTTGACATCGGTTCCGTTGATCAGTTTCCCGAATAACGCGACATGCAAGTGAATTGGTTCTCCCGTAGCCGCTTCCATGTTAAAGTCGATAATTTTCAGTCTCGAAGGTgataatacgtatatttttgCCGTGTCCCTGTTGTACTGATTCCTCGCCATCCCGACAGCCACTTCCGCTGTACCTGCCGATAGAATTCTGATACCGCCGTTCTGCGAAACAGTTACTATCGATGGATGCCTGCTGAACCAGACATATGAGCCATCTCCCCCATTCGCCCTTAACATTACATCGAATCTAGAACAAAAGAGGAAATAATACAACCCAAATTGTATTCGTGTCTATAATTGTTGGCAACAAAATAACAGCCTCACAGACAATTGGCTATCTGGGAAACGATATAGTGATAAAAACCAAGATCTTTCTTTTGctgtaatttgtaattacaagttaacaattttaaaaatatatttaagcaagAAATAGACAATAGATCTTTGATAttgatgttttaataatatcaaagcTCACCTGGATTTGTTAACGACGTCCCATGGAACGGCTAAAACGCGAGGTTGCACTACGACCGGTGTATGTATCGTGAGTTCGGCTGTAGTAGATGGTTGCGGATCGAACACGATCCTTTTACCACGTTTGTCGATTATACCCCGTAACGTCGCCTCCACGACTGTTATTCCGCATGTGATTGGTACTACGATGGCATAAGTGCCATTTTGCGTAACCGATTTTGGCTCAAAATACTGCTCGTCAATCTTCATAGAGACTTCCACGCCTTCCCCGATATGAAATTTATGATCCTTGTTATCGTATAATTCAACAATGATTTCGTGAGTGTGACCCAATACTAATCCCCAGTTTTTGTTTGGtagaacagagagagagatatacgCCACCTCGTGTACGTTAACTGTGGCGGAAGGTAGAATGACTGGATATTCTTCACGAACATTTTTATCATGCAAGAATACCTTTGTACGTCCCGTTTTAAGACCATAAGCGAAATCACGATCGTTATCAATCTCCAATATATCGGAACTCTCGGCCTCTAAGTAATATTGATTCGAAGGCAAACTAATCTCCTCCAAGCGGCCTTGACGAGTGtgcattattttgtatttgaaACTGTCGTAAGCCATTATCGTTATTTCCGGCGgaattatgattaaattagCAATGACAATCAACTCAAGTTCTATAGATGGAACACGCTTGTATTCAGAATGTGGCAATCTAACGGATACTTTGGCAGTACCAGTCCTGACACCTTCTATCAGAACGATATGACCTCTCTTGCCGATGCTATCTAACGTAGCTACACTAGCGGGTCTTTCGTACTGTGACTCCTCATATGTCATAAAGCGTAGCACTTTACTCGTAGATTTAGTGTCAGATGATATACGTTTGTCAGCATCGCCAATAGCCCATAGAAATTCTATGCCGGCGAGAGTCGTAAACTCGTTTCCCTGTTCGTCGTAAGCTCGTACCTCGAATGCTTCCGGTATATCTTCGATGTATAATTCTCTCGTGGTAGTAATgagatttaatgaaaaaattgcatCTACTATAACGTCGCATCGCAGAAAGTGACCGGCATTGATGTCTTCCGCTAAAACAATTGCGGTGCTTCTCGTTAATTCTCTCGTTATGGTCTGAATCAGTACCGCTGATGAACATGTTCTGTCAAAATTCTCGTTTATAGGAATCAGCTGTATAACATCCAAACGTGAGGTTGACCTGAAGAAGAaacataaatgaaaaattgaattaatcatataatttcgAGGTAATTTTCCCACAGCGCCGAAGTTACTGTCCGTAACTATGttcgtaattatatttcattataatttatttgaaaatactcGAAAATCCAAGTCTGAAATTAGCCGATATGAGGTTATGGCGTCACCGGTAACGTGCTTCGTGCGACGTAATATTTACACTTCGTAACTAAAGTAAGAGCTTGATATCGCGCTCCGcgcgattataataatttagcgATGCTATATCGCAACATCGTCTAATTAAAGtggcagagaaaaaaaataatcaccaTTTATAGCAACCACCGTCCGTCACCTCTAGCGTGAAATTTACCGCAAAGTTGTTGAACACAGGTAACAAAACTCGTGGCACATTCAGTTTATGTGCCGTGGAAGTTTTCGCGATGCGAATTACGGCGACGAAGCCGATGAATAACACGATTCTCGTAAACGTTCTCCACTTGAGAAGCATGTTGACCGCACGTTGGCGCAATTTTCTGATCACTCATCCGCTGGAGGCTGGAGGCTGGAGGCCAAGCTCCAAGTTCTTTTGAAtcatagaattattattattcttcgaATATGAAAAACATCGATGTTGCCTGACAGTCGATATATCGATAGGTTTGTTCTCTATTCCTCCACCTCCTGCACTTTTTCACTGCTGACAGACTGCATATCCTATAGCAAAATCAAAGTGTTCCCGCTGGGTCACTCGTATTTTGCGCGCGAAATACAAATCATCAGCAgctacattttttcaaattcttcttatattatttattattatgctattattttacaaactctttttattttttttttcaaattctttaatttaaagctatatatgtacacattacataatttgttactttatagttacttattataatatttgaacaaaatataaCAGAACACGCGGTTATAACGTTGAAATTATGCCCCCTAAACACACTCTATAAAACtcgatataaatttgtatatatgtgtgatatCTCAttgagatatatacatatgcacatGCGCACACCACACACACTTGCATCAGACTTCAGAAATTAGTTGTGATTAGCGGCCAATGTCGCCATGATTTATTTGGCCTGACGGCCGTGATACGATGTTTCGTCGCGATGCTTCCACCTTCTGATGGCGTTCATTGACGGCGGTTATGAGAATCGCGGAAAGGAACGAGCGAGGAGATTGTTGGCGATGCGCGATCGTGCCGATCAGTGTTCTCGTCGTGAGCATGGATGCCTAACGCGCACGGCAACGTTATCAGTGTACATACCTGTATATATCGTAGATTTTTCATTTCCTCTTTGCAATGCGTACCTGATTTAATTAACACGTTTGATCGCTGTATGTTTGTAAAATCCACGTCGAAAAATAAGTGCGATGTCTACTCTGCGGAAGAAAGCCTGCAAAAAGTCCACGACAAGGAAAACCGACACCCTCATAGGAGGTTAAGTGCGCTCTTATCACAtcgtatatatacttacatacgcatttaagtaaatatatcgttgcaaaattaatttaaaaaaacgtaaGATAACGAAGCACATTTTATGATACATTCCATGTGTAAATATAAGtgcatttattcaatttctggataaaatttgagaaaattatatatttaagaaatatatgattgcacgtaaatattaaaatattatatatattatcaaattaaaacataacaGCTCGATAAacgtttaaaataaagagtaatttatttccaaaatttatttttgaaaaattaatttcatcttttgtcagaaaattcaatatatacaaaaatgtacacatatataaattatgtacgaaaacaattatttatatccagTTTCGAACGTATAATAGTGCAATTATTCGGAGTAAGACTATTTtatggattaaaaattaatttttacatattttatttataagtaattattttaatatttgacagCGTAGATGTGACCATTGACGACTTTGCTAATACTTTACGAATCCGCGCGAGGCTCAAGAAATCGGTTACGAACGTCTCCAATGAaggttaaaaattatttatttgatttattttttacctcTAAACTATCGTTGagagaaaatacatttaaagattttaattctttgaaattaatctcagtgcgttacatttttttttttttttttgcctccaatattattaatatgtgatctttattttatttagtgaAACAAGAAGCAACGATACAAGATGAAAAATCTGCATTGGACAAAATAGACGAAGAGAATTTATTGCCAGATAATGTAATAGAAAGCAATTACAGAGGTTAGTTTGATAAGATGTGTTATAATACatgaatatgataaataaatgtaataaataatttacatttagttatttttCCAGTCATGTCTGGTACTACGGCGAGAAGAAACAGGAGAAAGTTAAAGTgtcaagaagaaaataataaagatgaaggtaaataaattaaatataatactaaagaAAGAGGTACTATAAGGAGAATTTCTAGGATGTGAATATGAATGTATAGAGTATTGCttgcgatatataaaatataagatgtaatacacaatattttttcaatgtaatgaatataaatttcatctatataaataaatttttatttcttgaataGGGATTGATTATCCATTGGATATATGGTTTATTATCTCGGAATATATACGACCTGAAGCAGTAGGAAAGTTTGCACGGATTTGCAAAACTTCTCACTATGTTACCACCACTGCAAAATTTTGGTTCCATTTGTATAAATCGTAAGTTGTTTATCACTTTATGACACATTGTACATTAATGCATATCTAAtagatttgatatttaattacacttttgttaatataaaatacatcatataatataactgtatattTTGCAACAATATGCAATTAGTTTGCTATTTTAGATATTGCAAATTTGTACCAAAAACATTTGTACCTGAGCATCTGCAGCCGCAGTGTATGAGGTTACATGGATTAAGAGCTTGCGTTATCAGGGCATTACATTACAGTCATTTCACATCACTGTTGCAACGAGAAGTAGACGATATGTCTTACTTACGACAAGATGAACCACATTCTTTggtgaaaagaaaatgtacTCTTATGTGGCATAAAGTAAGTCACGAATAATTCTTTGTCCGCACTTAATCTCTAAGTAAACGTAGCAGTGTTTTTGTTTTCTTGTATGTATCTctaactattaatttaaatataataattttgtaactctttaatattctttttattttatgctacATAACATTTAAACATGTGATATATTCCAGGAAGGGAAAGTACGATGGTATTTCTATTTCAAACTAAAGGAGATTTCCAAAACACGTAACAATTCATTAAAGCAAAATGTACAATGTGATGctaaaaaaactgaatttcTCGAAATGTTGGAAGATGTTGCTGTTAATCCCGAAGAGGGTTGCAAAGTGCTTAGGGTGTGTGgccttataaaatttatatttatactataaattCTTGAGtagaaaaactaaatattttttattcataatagtacaattattttaatatatttaatgatttatagGTAACTTGCTTAAAATATAGTATGTTACCACCGGTAATTGGATTAGTTTTGCAAACAGTGTCTATGAGTTTAATGCCCGGCTTTAGAGAACACCGACTTCAGCTTGGATTCGGAACGTCAGATATTCCTAGTACATTAACCAATCAAGTAATACTTCGTGATGTTACCGATTATCGTATCTTAGATTGGTGGGATCCCGTTTATCCTCATCAGGACGCGAATTACACAATCGAATTATTGGCAAATGACTCTTGGGATTAGAGTTTATTATACAGATTGTtcttatattttgtgtatggAAAATAGAGAaacctttaaattttataagacaaATATATCTTAACGTGATGA includes the following:
- the Gp210 gene encoding nuclear pore membrane glycoprotein 210; this translates as MLLKWRTFTRIVLFIGFVAVIRIAKTSTAHKLNVPRVLLPVFNNFAVNFTLEVTDGGCYKWSTSRLDVIQLIPINENFDRTCSSAVLIQTITRELTRSTAIVLAEDINAGHFLRCDVIVDAIFSLNLITTTRELYIEDIPEAFEVRAYDEQGNEFTTLAGIEFLWAIGDADKRISSDTKSTSKVLRFMTYEESQYERPASVATLDSIGKRGHIVLIEGVRTGTAKVSVRLPHSEYKRVPSIELELIVIANLIIIPPEITIMAYDSFKYKIMHTRQGRLEEISLPSNQYYLEAESSDILEIDNDRDFAYGLKTGRTKVFLHDKNVREEYPVILPSATVNVHEVAYISLSVLPNKNWGLVLGHTHEIIVELYDNKDHKFHIGEGVEVSMKIDEQYFEPKSVTQNGTYAIVVPITCGITVVEATLRGIIDKRGKRIVFDPQPSTTAELTIHTPVVVQPRVLAVPWDVVNKSRFDVMLRANGGDGSYVWFSRHPSIVTVSQNGGIRILSAGTAEVAVGMARNQYNRDTAKIYVLSPSRLKIIDFNMEAATGEPIHLHVALFGKLINGTDVKEIPFSDCRDVNLKLYIPDENFVQIYDKNIQPIGAACAVITVVNYCCIGTSDIIVSYDDNLIDRFLTDNVTISAYEPLVAIHPESKKTLLSVGSSRNVVFKGGPLPWTNKSQDYSRKKIHLSNEQIVEVAEYEDSLNGPFDRAVFKVICKALGETMLTYTVSNMPLLANCRRTHASETVAIVCGKPRYIYLRPEFMDSENCPISQDADKIIAHSDKSLRISVIVKDEDGKQFDNITSLNVEWNLVPSGSGIVEHPSGTIEEIWTDASVILPKVHYQNIIFKKHYGTLTILATVTGYQKFVLNRFKITPEWPPFPVENERGGVETPLIEASIETILVNDTIVSPDKLMILNDSSMKSHLRVSQGSGYYEFVLSSNEIADIEYIDATRTINVTPKRPGVLRMTLVDLCLPSKSAEVYLEVQQLATIEVEIVSKIEKGKCVTAALRLYDTNGQVVKLPSLDALDFRTEIDNDHIEIEHVPASEQQVAAPYEQILYKIYGVSEGESQLTFVKRGDREIRSETITVQVFLPLRMQPRNLTILIGTIYQMQTIGGPPNAEIEYSTESGDILRVDPHNGILEGKSAGRTRVRVRAVGLDAKGNNVVVYSEDRADIHVLHLEGVKISIPVNRVKVGAMFPLWAFGIPDYLTPLIIGSMQLPLSFVWSSSDPSLLTLHNMYEGTGINVRYQNQVSLRARAVSPGVATIHLNVTVPCNVLSSKSDIIYTTFVKIEIFEELRLIDPAMASSPILMSPNSILQLRTNRDKHGTTTYEILSSAHSDGFTDDVAPRALTPTRRSSVTVDKNGIVRSGENFGRDTIVTVTNTEAYSLRQSLTVLVEVKPIHYMMLSLKSKLRIRNGEELNMLPKGMKLEYIVEYYDNVGNKFHAANANVKATLNRADLASFVTSDANDNVVTAKFLENGELVVKVFNEKYPNGMFDYVHMMIGDVVFPTRTTLTVGDIICFSMPLLSSDGDPGYWQSSVPEVLLVDPITGIGRARNVGQVIIKHSLATHVQSEIEVNILPISRVSIVPLRGRNITGTEVFSVPLVLKSKDEEIKENNVLARGLGGCRTSSSFALNAFPYTCNVQFISSTLSIDVRDLFLVKPRFDIVTGFYYCDIVSMASSTIAASILDSRIQISARSRDIESAALELTYLPPVYVDAKEIVFLTAQSHSSTPSTTFEVYGLPSVLQHLSIDVPDGVVVTLQQYVSKSTMQYKLRLMHNQDEIQGQRAFIANDLTKQNISLHIRVSRYNHFIPMSGVQWVNYIYFHRYTLGTFAVIVITIFYVWKHRVASIDLAVKNRSIFADKSPPMLKKTISGSCTTPISSARPLTSPLRPFSAFESPVYGDPRSFGTPYVRRRDI
- the Fsd gene encoding transmembrane protein 183 isoform X1, coding for MPNAHGNVISVHTCIYRRFFISSLQCVPDLINTFDRCMFVKSTSKNKCDVYSAEESLQKVHDKENRHPHRSVDVTIDDFANTLRIRARLKKSVTNVSNEVKQEATIQDEKSALDKIDEENLLPDNVIESNYRVIFPVMSGTTARRNRRKLKCQEENNKDEGIDYPLDIWFIISEYIRPEAVGKFARICKTSHYVTTTAKFWFHLYKSYCKFVPKTFVPEHLQPQCMRLHGLRACVIRALHYSHFTSLLQREVDDMSYLRQDEPHSLVKRKCTLMWHKEGKVRWYFYFKLKEISKTRNNSLKQNVQCDAKKTEFLEMLEDVAVNPEEGCKVLRVTCLKYSMLPPVIGLVLQTVSMSLMPGFREHRLQLGFGTSDIPSTLTNQVILRDVTDYRILDWWDPVYPHQDANYTIELLANDSWD
- the Fsd gene encoding transmembrane protein 183 isoform X2, whose protein sequence is MSTLRKKACKKSTTRKTDTLIGDVTIDDFANTLRIRARLKKSVTNVSNEVKQEATIQDEKSALDKIDEENLLPDNVIESNYRVMSGTTARRNRRKLKCQEENNKDEGIDYPLDIWFIISEYIRPEAVGKFARICKTSHYVTTTAKFWFHLYKSYCKFVPKTFVPEHLQPQCMRLHGLRACVIRALHYSHFTSLLQREVDDMSYLRQDEPHSLVKRKCTLMWHKEGKVRWYFYFKLKEISKTRNNSLKQNVQCDAKKTEFLEMLEDVAVNPEEGCKVLRVTCLKYSMLPPVIGLVLQTVSMSLMPGFREHRLQLGFGTSDIPSTLTNQVILRDVTDYRILDWWDPVYPHQDANYTIELLANDSWD